Below is a genomic region from Culicoides brevitarsis isolate CSIRO-B50_1 chromosome 2, AGI_CSIRO_Cbre_v1, whole genome shotgun sequence.
ttgaacttagcaaatattctaaaaattcaatattcaaaaacttttttgaattttgtaattttttataaaaaaattgtttcaaaactccattttttacatttttgaaaaatttaaaattggaacactttaaaaatctcgttttttttataaaatttgaaacaattgaGCAATTCACCCCTTTCGACagaaaatttccttgaaaatcagacaaaaaaaaattccgcacaaaaaatatttttatttgctgttaatttacttttttgagcttaaaagtggaaaaataatttaaaaaataatttttttatttaaaaactttttctcagtttttaaaaaaatgcaattatgCGATTTTTTCTCAAAGCTCTTCAATGTAGTTCCAAAAATTTCCGCTACcctgtaaacaaaaattcacttatttacaattttctcataaaaaaaattaaataatcttcaaattttttaacacaatttgataaaaattaaaattatcgcacattttcaaagtaatttattgaatttaacttTCATTTTGTCGCCAAAAATGTCCAAAATGAGTTTTCCAAATTCAATTCTGAAATCCAATCGGAATCCGGAGTGAATTCCTTACAGGGCATTGTCGCCCatacaaaagttgaattagcaaaacgGCAAATTAGGGGACGTCTTACTGATTTctcgatgaattttttaagaaatgtgATATGTTTTGTATCGTAAAATCAGGTAAATAAATCGTGTTTCGTGTGCAAATCCGTGTCGTGGCATCGTGCAAcgcgaaaatgatgaaaaacaaGTGAAATTCCCGCGCCAAATGCCCAAAATATGGCATGCAGAAAAAATTCAGTGTCATTCACTCACTCAGTGCCAGCTAATCAACTTTTTACCTTGACTGAAAAATTCACCTTTACCACAAAAATCCTTGGATTCAGCAACAAATCATCCCGAATTCGTGTCATTTTTGCAAAGGATCCATGGAAAAGTTGCAAATAATCGCGCGAAATTAAAGGAAATGCCCTTCAAAGACCtcgaattttccaaaaatatggGTTCGCAAAAATTTCGTCACTCTCGTATACGTGCACAGAGGTCGTAGAAGCATcgtaaaagagagagagagtgggaaaattgacaaaaaatattaaatttccagCGGGAAATGAAGCTTTGGCAGTCATTTCCGAGAAAATCTTATCGCCTGATGATGCTCGGATGGTGCAACAatcaatctaaatttaaaaatttctttcgcaGTGGTTCGTTGCGTGCCTGTACGTGTGCCATACACCTCTTAGCTCgggtatttttagaaaatctcgTTCGCAGAGCAGGTTGCAAGACATACGCGGCACGAAATTCCAATTGGAAGGGACAACCTAATAAGAAATTGCGCGAACTGTTGAACTTCGAGGCATGATGATGCATGCAATTTCCCGTTTTTCACATCGTATGTTGCGTGTGTGACGCGAATTACGTCACAAATTCactttattttcatcatttttgcgCGGAATGACACGACATCACAGcaacttttgagatttttgtcaaaaattaacttttttttgcttttattttttagcaaaatgcCGATTCAGGCAAATTTACAATGGACCGATTTTCTGTTGTGTCCAATTTGCCAACATGATTTCACATTACAACGTTCCCCAATTAGTTTAGGCTGCGGACATACCATTTGTAAGCTATGTCTAGCCACGTTACATCGTAAACAGTGCCCTTTTGATCAggtaattttcgatttttttcgtaaaaaaataaattttaattttttttcgcaaatttagACCGCAATCATCACTGACATTGATTATTTGCCCGTTAATTCGgcaattttacaattaataaGTGACAAAGACACATCAAGCACCCCaaccagcaacaacaacaactctgACAAAGCAGCTGTGACAACACCAAGTACAAGTAAATCCAGTAGTAGCTCCGAAAATTTAGCATCTGACGACGTGCCAGACGTCAAAAAGTCCCCCGAAGACGCAAAAAGTGATGAAGATGTCGCCAAATCCCCGCCTATCGCGAGCAGCATTCAAAAATTGAGCGCCGAAGACCTAAAAAGTTACAATGACGCAAAAACGGCGATCGAAGAGCTCGCTTTATATCTCAAGCCGTACATAAATGGCGGCACGGGAACGCTCCTTTCACGCCCGATGATCCGAAAATTAGTGACTCTAGTCAATTGTCAGCTGATGGAAGACGAGGGAAAAATTCGTTCGTTGCGCGCTGCTCGTTCCTTGGGCGAACGCACCGTAACCGAGCTAATTTTGCAACATCAGAACCCCCAGCAGCTCAGTACGAATTTGTGGGCGGCGGTACGGGCTCGCGGATGTCAATTTCTCGGTCCAGCGATGCAAGAAGAAGTTTTAAAGCTCGTGCTTCAAGCACTCGAAGATGGATCCGCGTTATCGCGAAAAGTTCTCGTCATGTTTGTCGTGCAGCGACTCGAACCGCATTTTCATCAGGCATCGAAGACGAGCATTGGGCACGTTGTGCAGCTTTTGTATCGCGCGAGTTGCTTCAAAGTGTCGAAACGCGAGGGAGATTCGTCGTTGATGCAGCTGAAGGAGGAATATCGTACTTATGAGGCGTTAAGACGCGAACATGACGCCCAAATTGTGCAGATAGCAACGGAAGCGGGACTTCGTATCGCGCCAGATCAGTGGTCGTCGCTGTTGTATGGCGATACGGCGCATAAATCGCATATGCAGAGCATTATAGACAAACTTCAGACGCCGCAATCGTTTGAGCAGTCGGTGCAAGAGTTGTTTATTGCGTTGCAACGAACGGGAGATCCCGCCAATTTGTCTGGATTGAGAACGCATTTGAATCATTTGTCGGGAATTGATCCAggtaagagaaaattttcattcaaaatctcttttttttccaaaattttaattaaaaatttttttaaaaaatttaatatttttttttattttaattttttttttttttttttttttttttcactgaaattttttaatttttttttttataaaataaatatttttttttcaattcaaaagtcatatttatttttaaaatttagcttaaaataatttttttaatttaaataattaaatttaaaatatttatttaagtagttaaaattttcattattttaaattttttattattaaaaaaaatattttaataatttttaaaataatttttaattgacttttcaattatttataaaatttaaaaaaaaatatttactaagtcaaaattttattttcgtacttttttttaaatataagaaagctttttttgtaaattgttagaatattttttttattttcattttttttttttataaaaaatataatttcgttcgaattaattaattaactaaattattattcatctaattatttttaatttaattttgctttaaatcatttatttaaattaatttattacaagtttatttattttttaatgaaaatttaattattaggtattattttttttttattaaaaaaattattatttttgaaaattctaatttgtaaatttgatttcaaaatttttgagttatttttattatttttttaattatatttttaaatttttaacttgaactgctatgaaatcaatttaaattagaaattctcaattaataatataattttttaaaaaaaataattaaaaaaataattaaaaataattaataattaataataattaaattaaataattaaaaaaaattttttttttaattaaaatacttttttcaatattttaacataatttaatgtaatttaagttaatgttaaataaattattcaaataatttttaaatatttttatttatttatttttttttttttgttttcaagcatttttttttaatttaaaaaaataatttgaattaattttttattttttttattttaaaaaaaatttcatgaaaaaatcaaaacattttaatttaagtaaattttttaattaaatttaagcttatttttctgaaaaatatttattttttcagttgcAGAAAATACCGTTCCAAGTTTGAACGAATGCGCAACGACTTTAGATGCTGTGCGTCACGTGGTTCAAGGTCTCGTCGAATTTGTGCAGCAACACGGAAACCGAAAACTCCAAGACACGAGTCACGTCTTGCAAAACAGCAAATACAAAATCAGCTATTGTCGCGACTTGAAGATCCGCGGAACGTGTCCCCGCGCCGGAAACTGCACTTTTGCCCATTCCGAGGACGAACTCGAACGATATCGTGCCAAGGTGAAAAAGCTACCTCTGCGAGCGACGGCAAGCACGCCAAAAGAGACAATCGAGTATTTGGGCGACCCCATCGGGAGATCGGGCTCCTTTGGCGAGGAACATTCTCCCCTGCGTTATGCCAAAAGTAATGTGACGTCGCGTTTCGCGCCAACACACGACAAAGTAGGAGCCGCCGCAAGTTCATCGACCGCTGGCATGGGAAGTCATCCTCCCTTGTTGCCTCATTTATCGCTTCCGGCAAATCCCGCAGCTGCGATGTACGGCAACGGGCCCATGATGTCTCCCCAGATGACAAATCGTTTTCCGCCAGCAGCTCCGCCGCCGCCCTATGACCCAAGCAGCTTCCCGAATGCCAATTATTTGCAACAAAGACCACCAATGGCGCCGAATTTGCGAAATTTCCGCCCGCCTCCGCCAAATTCGCAGCAAAATCCGCCGCCAGTGCCGCCCAACATGTATGGCGCGAATAAAATGACTCTTACAGCAACGCCTTCCGCGCCTCCGCAGTACTTTAACGACTTTTATAACAATCTCATGCAACATCAACAAGCACATGGCGTTCACAATCCGGGCGGATCTCCCTTTTCTCAAGCGAATCCGTTCATCAAACAGCTCCAAAATGCCCACGAATACCCTCTGGATAAGTTGGATCAGCGAAAACTCGAGTTAATTCGTCAAATCATCGAATGGGAACAACAAGCGGTGAATCAGCAACAACAggcacaacaacaaaaagccGCCGCCGCAGCAATTCCGAACAAAATTCCAGTTAAAAGTACACAATCGCTTCCAATGTACCGCACATCGCCCGAAAATATGCTGAATTTGATGAAAGAAAGTCAAGCAAGCAATATCGCGATGCATCTTCAGAGTCTTATGAACCGCAAACGTGAGATAATGCAAGAAATTGAGACTCACAAGGAGCTTTTCGGCACAAATTCGAACAATTTGGACCATCACACGGCATATCCGACGAATTTCGCGACGTTACAAGATCAGGTCAACGGCAATATCTTCAGTAATCCGAGCAAAAAGAACGAATTGCTCGACTTTTGGGGATTTTCCGGCAACAGCAATGCTCCCAATGTTCCTCCAACGACTCAAAATCATCACCATCCCGCGCCCGCCTATCAAATTGATACAATGGGCGTCGGATCCAGCACGAATAAGGATACTTTTGTCCGTTCCGATTCCATCCTCGATGACGATTACGTGCCCTTTGAGACGACAGCGACCACGAGCAGCAAATTCGGACCCATTTCCCGCATGCCAAGTAATCCTCTCAAGCAACAACACTCTCTCACGGGTCTCGATACGCTCATTAACTCACAATCGTTGAACGAGTTGTCGTCAGCGCTTCACGCCTCGTCATCGTCAGATTGGTTGTcaagcaacaacaataataattcatcCGCATCCACATCACCGATCACAAATTTGTATTCGAAATCGACTTCCGCCACGGCAACGGGCAACAATCACGTCGTCGCTTCGTCGTCGACAAATGCCGCTGCCGTTGCCGCCGTGCAAGATGCAATCATCAAACTTATGTCGCCCACCGTACAAGTTAGCAAAAGTAGTGTTAGTAGTAGTAGTGCTTCGAACAATGTCGTCGCTCCGGGAAATTCGCAGGCAGCGGCGATGTATTTGAAACGTTTGACGGACAACAATCAGTTGCAGTTGGAATTATCGCGTGTCGATCACAAAATCGCGGGATTGAGACAAAGcacgcagcagcaacaacaacaacaagtgcaTGGCGATCAAAAGACGAATGAGCAGCAACAACCGCAGATTCCGCAGAAACGGAAATTGACTAGATTGGTTGGCGGGCTCGGAAGTGATTTGcatgtaagtttttatttttcttttttttaatttaattttttatcataaaatgtcaaaatatatttaaaaaattttattattatttttttatttttcgaaaatatttcatttaaaaaatcttttttttttcaaaaattaaaaaaaaaataattttaatattttttgtctaaattttactaaaatattcatcatttatacatttttaataattttttttctcattttttgaaaaaaaaaattattttgcatatttaaaaaaaaatattaattttttatcaaaaaaaaattattaaaaataaatgctaaaataatttcagaaaaaaaaatcaaaatgatgataatatattgttaaaatttaggcaaaaaatataaaaataatttttttattaaaaataataattttaataaaattaaaaaactaatttaattttaatttattttgtttaatttttaattaggtttaatttatttattttttaaacaaaaattttagaatttaagaaaaattatttttgttttgttatttattttttttttttatattttataaaattaagccaagacaaaaaaaaaatagaaatattttttaaaacaactttttattaaaaaaaaatattaaatctttgaaatttttatattttaaaaatatttatttatagtttaaatattttttatatcaattatggtataataattatttcaataaaattcattaaaattttttttttcaattttttgtattaaatcaattatttttttgttttcaaaataatttaaaaaaataattaattatttctttctataattgattaaagtttaatttgaaaaaaaaattataataatttttcatttaattgttcgtattttttttaatttttagaattgtaatatttaataattttattttttctatttttattgtataaaattatatattgcaaaaaaattacttaaaaaaatatttttgtaatttttgcttcaaatttcacaatttaaaaaaaaaataaattttatttttttttaatttgatctttttatggattttcagatattttttaacaaaaaaaaaaatcgaaaaaaaaaatcataaagtttttatttaaaatctttgtTCTCTCTCCCAATTAGAATCCCTTAACAAAAGCCGCCTCCTTCAGTTCCGGCCAACAATCAACCACTGCATCCGCAAACCCGCTTTCGTCATCTTCGTCTCTCTTTTGGAACGAAACGGATCTAATGAATGCCAAATTGTGGGGCGGCACAAACTCCGCAGGTGATAATGCAGCTAATTTGAGTACAAAATCTCTGAAAAATCCGAACAAATCGAGTacgagcaacaacaacagtagcagcaacagcagcacaggaaacaacaacaacagcagcagcagcaaaagtaACGGTAATAATGTTAGTTGTAATAatgttaataacaataataatgacgaCGATTCATGTGATGAGGAGGGAATTGCCAACGGGATTCGCGAAATTGAGATTCGTTTTGAGAATGAGCTGGAAGAACAGGAAAAGCTATGGCCTGATCCCGAAAATTTGGCATGATTTTTAACGTTATAACGATgattaaacacaaaatatatataattattttatttttttatataaaaaaaaaatatgtttattttttcaatttatatttttttaccatttatttactcaaaaaagttACGAAATGCCAAAATTGGCTGGAAATTTCTTCGTCTGTGACctgagaaagtttttttttgtaaatatatattttttgccttCTCTGTTGATAATGTTgcgactattttttttttattaattatgtatATATTaagttatatattattaattattacataCAATGCTTTGTTTTAAAAgaacaatttataaatttttgtgaatttttttaattagttatattttgtttattttttctgttatagaaaatatttttttattactaatgatacgcaaaaataatcaaatttgttgttatacatttttttaattaattaaaaaataatttagaaaggaaagaaaaacatgaaatctCTTCAAAATTGTTGctgctaataattaattaattaattatattaatcgcctaataaaaaataaaaaatatgcaatcaTCATGTTGATCAATGTACGATTAatgctttcaaaaaaatatctaaaaaattataaattataattataatgataaaaaaagtggtaaatagataaataaaataataaatatttttattatattctgattaataatcattatatattatatatcaacatacataaataaaaaagatcacacgaaaaaaaaaattattaaaaaaattattcatgatgTTCATGACTATATTAATTACTTGTGCGTATTAAAGCATAAAAATACccgttttattaaatatgtattaattAAGCAAGAAACTTAATAggagattttatatttttttatatactttatataaaaatccTTCCTTTTATCCTCAAATCCGATAAATAcctttttctataatttcccccaattattttaaattttattgaaaaaaataaaaaaaaaaacaagaagaaacagttaacatttaaaaaaaaatataactaaatCTTGCTGCGTCTAAAAAAACatacattacaaaaaaataataataaatattaatcgaCAACTATTTTttctagaaaatattttgctaaGTGTtgctattattataattattataaactaTATAAAGTTGCATCAATCGTCGCATTACTACAAGTTTCATTGTAAAAGCGCcaagttatataaaaaaacaaatatatataaaaatattacttttttagaaaaaaggaaggaaaaaattttaatatgcctaattaattatattaatcattaaaaaaatattttattgacaaaaatagtaaaaaaaaattatttgaatttatattttattatcattattaaataaataaattaatttaaaaaaaaagaaaaaaaatatgggcaACAGTTTTAAACATATTGCCATGTACTGTGgaataaataagtttaataatttcattattatttgtttttatttttttcataatttttttttttgtttcaaggtaagtttttttataatttaattttttatttaaaaatagcatgcagaaaaacaaaatttatcccATCGGAACAAAAAGCaccaagataaatttttaacaatgtagattttaataacatatataatataatcatcataatatataataataaaaataataaataaaaaaaagttttagtagacaaaaaacactaaatttcaatgaaatgaaaaaaaaattaaaaaatatatattatagtGAATAGTTATGATTGTCCttattgttgttaaaaatacaaaaagttagaaaaaaacttaGCTTCTGAcgttattttactaaaaataataataataaaaaaaacatctttcaaatttacaaaaaaaaaaaataactttgatgAGTAAAAAAAGACGTTTAAAGCAAAGAAATGCACAATATACATACTTGTGATGTGAAATTCTAGAGTTAACAAtagaagaacaacaacaagcaaCCAAAAGAATGGCCAAAAATgtccattttataaaaaaaagtaaaataattttaagcttttacaAACAATTTAAACACAAATATTTGCTTGAAATCAAGGCTATTGCTAATAAATGTGCAAAATTACTACTACTTCATACTCTAAAACTACTCTCAATGATCGATAAATgtcttttttctcaaattacaTCTCaccaaaattacaaaaattttaagggatCGATCAAAATCgagatggaaatatttttttattattcaaagttaacaaaaacaatttttttcgttaactaCTCTGAACGTTTTTCTGTGAAAGGCCCGTTTTGGAGTacgttttttaactttttaaacattaattagttagttgttgaaataaaaaacaaaaaaaaactcacattgagtataactttctaaaaaataaaaaatatatatattaacttatcgttaaatttataagctaaaaaaaacaaataataagaaaaaatcacccacctttaagcaaattttccttttatttctggccttaaattaaattttttactctgcGGAATGGAAATTTATAAGATATGATCATCATTGAAGTTCTTtttaaacgtttaaaaaataagctaagcaaaaaatatataataaataataaaatataaaatgaaacagTGTGACAACACATTTTATGAAATCCAACCTACcgttcttaaaaatattatgctaaaaaataaatattaaccgaaaaataataaataataaaaaaatatatataatgcaTAAGAAAGAAAGTAAAGCGTGAGCATTGACTGttatacaataaataataattacaaaaaaatataaagttatttaattaaataaataaataaatacaaatacacaaaagttgatgatctaaaaaaaaactactaaactaatatataatattaatgaataaaataaaagaaatgacaatctataaacaaaaaaaaaatattattataaataataaataaagaaaatttgtggctattattataaaataatataaaaaaataataattaaaaaaaaatcattaaaatattacattacaaaatatatataaaaaaatattccttgatattatttttaaacaacataTAGAAAACATATATAGGCACCTGCTTCtgcaaattaaaaacaacatatataaagttataattaaaatattataattgtgtccagaaaaaaattataaaattatttttaattgaaatttaaaattatttaaaaataattaattaattgattcaaattaaatttaatattttttttaaaatttataaattattattttaaaaaaaaatttaaattaaaataaattaaaaaaataataataaaattattagtttttattgaaaaaaaatcattaaaattatgtttattatttttgaaaaaaaattatttttgttcgaaatattatttagaaattaaaataaataaaattatttattattatttatttatttaattaattattttatgaaatttatttttttttgtttttttaaaattaaaaaaataaaatttttttaaattaaatttattattttatttattaagaatttttattaaaataataaaaatttaattttatttaaaaaaaaaaaatttattaaaaaaataatttttattttatttaatttgaatcaaaaatcataaatatttttttttttcgaaacataattttaaagtaattatttaaattaaaattaaaaaaaaaataattatttaattaattttattttttaataattcaaaaattagtttttttaaattagagattaaattaaattaaattaaaattaattcaaattatttaaaattattaaaattattatttaatattattaaaaaatttaatttcttcaattttttaagagcgaaaaaaaattaatctaatttaattaatgaaaaatcctaaaatatttttatataatttaaatgaatgggcctaaaaatgaagaaagaatGCATAAAACCGCGcatggaataaaaataatgtgtcaaagtttaaagaaaaaaatgtaaaatgctTAAAAGCTTATAGAACACCCAATTAGAACCTTCACCTCTTCCTCTTCTTAAGTATTCTTAAAACATCTAAAAAACCAACAGATACTCATACTGGACCAATATTTAAACGCAGAAAGCACATAAAAAGgcatatctttaaaaaaaaatcagtagagTAGCTGAATGacattctctttaaaaaaatctttcaactatcaactaatttaaaaataattttttttaaataaaaacaaaattttacgagacacaaaaaaaaatatgacgagGCACGAGTGCGAATCGCTTCCGATTAAAAAtcctaattttaatgatttttttttgtatgaaaaattatcatgattacattaatcaagaaaaaaaagtaaaaaattacagaaaaatattgtatttggtggaagtaaaaaaaagtatattatatgaaaatatacgtatttaaaaagttaaacttgatttttgtcattttctaacattttaacGCGTTTCAGTAAGTCATTGAGGCTTCGAATGACGATACAACGAGCTTCATTTCGATT
It encodes:
- the LOC134829359 gene encoding roquin-1 — encoded protein: MPIQANLQWTDFLLCPICQHDFTLQRSPISLGCGHTICKLCLATLHRKQCPFDQTAIITDIDYLPVNSAILQLISDKDTSSTPTSNNNNSDKAAVTTPSTSKSSSSSENLASDDVPDVKKSPEDAKSDEDVAKSPPIASSIQKLSAEDLKSYNDAKTAIEELALYLKPYINGGTGTLLSRPMIRKLVTLVNCQLMEDEGKIRSLRAARSLGERTVTELILQHQNPQQLSTNLWAAVRARGCQFLGPAMQEEVLKLVLQALEDGSALSRKVLVMFVVQRLEPHFHQASKTSIGHVVQLLYRASCFKVSKREGDSSLMQLKEEYRTYEALRREHDAQIVQIATEAGLRIAPDQWSSLLYGDTAHKSHMQSIIDKLQTPQSFEQSVQELFIALQRTGDPANLSGLRTHLNHLSGIDPVAENTVPSLNECATTLDAVRHVVQGLVEFVQQHGNRKLQDTSHVLQNSKYKISYCRDLKIRGTCPRAGNCTFAHSEDELERYRAKVKKLPLRATASTPKETIEYLGDPIGRSGSFGEEHSPLRYAKSNVTSRFAPTHDKVGAAASSSTAGMGSHPPLLPHLSLPANPAAAMYGNGPMMSPQMTNRFPPAAPPPPYDPSSFPNANYLQQRPPMAPNLRNFRPPPPNSQQNPPPVPPNMYGANKMTLTATPSAPPQYFNDFYNNLMQHQQAHGVHNPGGSPFSQANPFIKQLQNAHEYPLDKLDQRKLELIRQIIEWEQQAVNQQQQAQQQKAAAAAIPNKIPVKSTQSLPMYRTSPENMLNLMKESQASNIAMHLQSLMNRKREIMQEIETHKELFGTNSNNLDHHTAYPTNFATLQDQVNGNIFSNPSKKNELLDFWGFSGNSNAPNVPPTTQNHHHPAPAYQIDTMGVGSSTNKDTFVRSDSILDDDYVPFETTATTSSKFGPISRMPSNPLKQQHSLTGLDTLINSQSLNELSSALHASSSSDWLSSNNNNNSSASTSPITNLYSKSTSATATGNNHVVASSSTNAAAVAAVQDAIIKLMSPTVQVSKSSVSSSSASNNVVAPGNSQAAAMYLKRLTDNNQLQLELSRVDHKIAGLRQSTQQQQQQQVHGDQKTNEQQQPQIPQKRKLTRLVGGLGSDLHNPLTKAASFSSGQQSTTASANPLSSSSSLFWNETDLMNAKLWGGTNSAGDNAANLSTKSLKNPNKSSTSNNNSSSNSSTGNNNNSSSSKSNGNNVSCNNVNNNNNDDDSCDEEGIANGIREIEIRFENELEEQEKLWPDPENLA